From Acinetobacter sp. ASP199, the proteins below share one genomic window:
- a CDS encoding ATP-binding cassette domain-containing protein: MLQCEFHYQKDNFSLDAAVQMQSSVLGIVGPSGAGKTTFLKLLLGLYQPQSGYIHLNKQILNDTEQKIHIPIHQRKIALVFQQAMLFPHMNVEQNLLYAKKWGKLAQEKFHLNEIAKLLEIEHLLQRRIQQLSGGEAQRISIGRALLSSPELLLLDEPLTGLDTKLKQQILPFFARIRDEIQVPMIYVTHHHEELEQLDAEIIELQEQQLSNLPK, from the coding sequence ATGCTGCAGTGTGAATTTCATTATCAAAAGGACAACTTTAGTTTAGATGCAGCAGTCCAGATGCAGAGTTCTGTATTGGGAATTGTTGGACCTTCTGGAGCAGGCAAAACTACTTTTCTTAAATTACTACTTGGACTCTATCAGCCACAATCTGGCTATATTCATTTAAATAAACAGATTTTGAATGATACAGAGCAGAAAATTCACATCCCAATCCATCAGCGCAAAATAGCGTTGGTGTTTCAGCAGGCGATGCTGTTTCCACATATGAATGTTGAACAGAACCTGCTTTACGCTAAAAAATGGGGCAAATTAGCGCAGGAAAAATTTCATTTAAACGAGATTGCCAAGTTGCTGGAAATTGAACATCTATTGCAGCGTCGGATTCAGCAACTCTCAGGCGGTGAGGCACAGCGTATTTCTATCGGTCGGGCACTGTTATCTAGTCCGGAACTCCTGCTCCTTGATGAACCATTGACTGGCCTGGATACCAAACTTAAGCAGCAGATCCTGCCATTTTTTGCCCGAATTCGGGATGAAATACAAGTGCCGATGATTTATGTGACGCATCATCATGAAGAACTGGAACAGCTGGATGCAGAAATCATTGAATTACAGGAGCAGCAGCTGAGTAATTTGCCGAAATAG
- a CDS encoding molybdopterin molybdotransferase MoeA, with protein sequence MNHAVRTAHSTCGSEPGLISVDQALQMVLEHTDHLGTETLLLSQALNRFVAADIYSEIQLPIFSQSAVDGYAICMDADRPAESSFELIGEVRAGQGADVLLEPGQAVRIFTGAKIPLQTTTVARQEIVQLKDSTIILTQALVLDADIRHAGEEISMGQCLAAQGQQLSIGTIAALSMAGIREIPVYRYPKIAVVITGDEVAETVEDLDSGKIFDANTPLIQALFQSRNQQVEIMHVADTEQAVSDLFEQLRNQYDLILTTGGVSVGDYDFVRPVALKLGFEQLFWKVKQKPGKPMFFAKSDRPDQSPCYLLGLPGNPGAVYMGMQIYVSTLINALQGQKQLPQWFSAVMSHDLTADSRERFLRMVASFESGVLKISSLPKQQSHMLSNLMQANCIVRVPAAQAIRTGQILQGLFI encoded by the coding sequence ATGAATCATGCTGTAAGGACAGCACATTCCACCTGTGGCAGTGAACCGGGACTAATTTCTGTCGATCAAGCTCTGCAAATGGTTCTAGAGCATACTGATCACCTAGGCACTGAAACATTGCTCTTAAGTCAGGCACTGAACCGTTTTGTAGCCGCAGATATTTATTCAGAAATTCAGCTGCCGATATTTTCACAAAGTGCTGTAGACGGTTATGCCATCTGTATGGATGCCGACAGGCCAGCAGAAAGCAGTTTTGAGCTGATTGGTGAAGTTCGTGCTGGACAGGGAGCTGATGTGTTACTTGAGCCGGGGCAGGCAGTACGCATCTTTACTGGCGCGAAAATTCCGTTGCAGACCACAACGGTAGCACGACAGGAAATTGTACAGCTTAAGGACTCGACCATTATCTTAACTCAAGCCTTAGTGCTGGATGCTGATATTCGTCACGCAGGTGAAGAAATTAGCATGGGCCAATGCTTGGCTGCTCAGGGTCAGCAGCTCAGTATCGGGACAATTGCAGCCTTGAGCATGGCCGGTATCCGGGAAATACCAGTATATCGCTATCCCAAAATTGCCGTTGTCATTACTGGAGATGAAGTCGCTGAAACAGTAGAAGATCTGGATTCAGGCAAAATCTTTGACGCTAATACTCCTTTAATTCAAGCCTTGTTTCAGTCCAGAAACCAGCAGGTTGAGATCATGCATGTTGCCGATACGGAACAGGCAGTGAGCGATTTATTTGAACAACTCCGAAATCAATATGATCTGATCCTGACCACCGGTGGTGTATCGGTAGGAGATTATGACTTTGTCCGCCCGGTAGCACTGAAACTTGGGTTCGAACAGTTATTCTGGAAAGTTAAACAAAAACCCGGAAAGCCAATGTTCTTCGCCAAATCTGATCGACCCGATCAAAGTCCATGTTATTTACTCGGCTTACCGGGTAATCCGGGTGCGGTCTATATGGGCATGCAGATCTATGTATCCACCTTAATCAATGCATTACAAGGTCAAAAGCAGTTACCGCAATGGTTTAGTGCCGTAATGAGTCATGACCTGACAGCGGATAGCCGGGAACGTTTTTTGCGTATGGTAGCAAGCTTTGAATCGGGAGTGCTGAAGATTTCCAGTTTGCCAAAACAGCAATCGCACATGTTGAGTAACTTAATGCAGGCCAACTGTATTGTCCGGGTGCCTGCCGCACAAGCGATTCGGACAGGTCAGATCCTGCAAGGCCTGTTTATATAA
- a CDS encoding NTP transferase domain-containing protein produces the protein MKRIHKNINYPPTDLVILAGGQARRMNGMNKLLQKFDDEIQLIKIHQQLRSRVRQVWINSHRDHSIYKRLIPSIRYFQDDEPGFQGPLMGMKSAWSHVQSDYVLFVPCDVTYIPKKVISRLHRAMQRDPRCEVAVVEINDTALYPFCLLKRSRLPTLQQHIEQNQRSLRHCFAKMHMQMARFKNHALFFHSINSLDELQQHQQLHFL, from the coding sequence ATGAAAAGAATCCATAAGAATATAAATTATCCACCCACCGATTTAGTCATCCTGGCCGGTGGCCAGGCGCGTCGAATGAATGGCATGAACAAGCTGCTGCAAAAGTTTGATGATGAAATTCAACTGATCAAGATTCATCAGCAACTTAGATCCCGTGTAAGACAAGTCTGGATCAACAGCCACCGGGATCACTCTATCTATAAACGTTTGATTCCATCGATTCGTTATTTTCAGGATGATGAACCGGGCTTTCAGGGACCCTTAATGGGCATGAAAAGCGCATGGTCCCATGTGCAGTCAGACTATGTGCTATTTGTACCATGCGATGTAACTTACATTCCAAAAAAGGTTATTTCTAGATTACACCGGGCGATGCAACGAGATCCACGTTGTGAAGTTGCAGTGGTAGAAATTAATGACACAGCCTTATATCCATTCTGTCTGTTAAAACGCAGCAGGCTGCCAACTTTACAGCAGCATATTGAGCAAAATCAGCGCAGTTTAAGGCACTGTTTTGCAAAAATGCACATGCAAATGGCGCGATTTAAAAATCACGCACTGTTTTTTCACAGCATTAACTCCCTCGATGAGTTACAGCAGCATCAGCAACTGCATTTTCTCTAA
- the modB gene encoding molybdate ABC transporter permease subunit: protein MLTPEELSALYLSAKVAGFATVICLPFAILLAWILARYEFRLKYVVEALLQMPMVLPPVVLGYLLLIVFGGNGWIGQWLQQWGIQLAFNWKGAVLAAMIVAFPLMVQPIRLSFQMINPQLEQVANSLGVQPYKVFCSISLPLALPGILIGSILCFSRSLGEFGATITFVGNIPDETRTIPIAIYSLLQQPDGEQMALRLVLLSLGLAFAALLANYWIMQKYQQKIQER from the coding sequence ATGCTGACACCGGAGGAACTCAGTGCACTGTATCTGTCGGCCAAAGTCGCCGGTTTTGCCACTGTCATCTGTTTGCCTTTTGCCATCCTGCTGGCCTGGATTCTGGCACGTTATGAGTTTCGACTAAAATATGTAGTGGAAGCACTGTTACAGATGCCGATGGTATTGCCACCGGTGGTATTGGGTTATTTATTGTTAATCGTCTTTGGTGGCAATGGCTGGATTGGACAATGGTTGCAACAGTGGGGCATTCAGCTGGCTTTTAACTGGAAAGGTGCAGTGCTGGCCGCCATGATTGTAGCTTTTCCATTAATGGTTCAACCGATCCGTTTGTCCTTCCAGATGATTAATCCGCAGTTGGAACAGGTAGCAAATTCTTTGGGTGTTCAGCCCTATAAAGTCTTTTGCAGTATCAGTCTGCCGCTGGCTTTGCCCGGTATTTTAATTGGCAGTATTCTCTGTTTTAGCCGTAGTTTGGGCGAGTTTGGTGCCACCATCACCTTTGTAGGCAATATTCCTGACGAAACCCGTACCATTCCGATTGCGATCTATTCGCTACTCCAGCAACCTGATGGTGAACAGATGGCTTTGCGGCTGGTGCTATTGTCTCTAGGTCTGGCTTTTGCAGCATTATTGGCGAATTACTGGATTATGCAAAAATACCAGCAGAAAATTCAGGAGCGCTAA
- the moaA gene encoding GTP 3',8-cyclase MoaA → MNHINPLQQAELVPVFQDQFGRNKRKLRISVTDRCNFKCVYCMPEHPEWMKKQDLLSFEQLYHFCEFMVCRGIEQIRITGGEPLMRQGIVHFIAALQQLKKIGLKRISMTTNGHYLKQYAAELKQAGLDDLNISLDSLDTEQFEQLTAKKLQPVLEGIQAAQKAGFPIKINTVLIKGMNDDQILPLVHWAQREKVELRFIEFMPLDGDQNWARSRIVSEQEILDQLATEFDVQIGQSQAANPARTYQIDGMPIGIISTITHSFCGDCDRLRLNAQGEFFNCLFAAQGLKLKDSIQQLQQGTPFAEPILQQQLHTYIWNKAAGFDAIQAQQEQFNPSHKTPSNFRKISMHMIGG, encoded by the coding sequence ATGAATCACATCAATCCTTTACAGCAGGCTGAGCTAGTTCCGGTATTTCAGGATCAGTTCGGGCGCAACAAACGTAAGCTGCGTATTTCAGTGACGGATCGCTGTAATTTTAAATGTGTTTATTGCATGCCAGAACATCCGGAATGGATGAAAAAACAAGATTTACTCAGTTTTGAACAACTCTATCATTTTTGTGAATTTATGGTTTGCCGTGGTATCGAACAAATCCGCATTACTGGTGGTGAACCTTTAATGCGTCAAGGGATAGTGCATTTTATTGCCGCGCTGCAACAACTGAAAAAAATCGGCCTGAAACGCATTTCTATGACCACGAATGGTCATTATTTGAAGCAATATGCCGCAGAGTTAAAGCAGGCTGGTCTGGATGACCTGAATATCAGCCTGGACAGTCTGGATACAGAACAGTTTGAACAGCTAACCGCAAAAAAACTGCAACCCGTATTAGAAGGTATTCAAGCTGCTCAGAAAGCTGGTTTTCCTATCAAGATTAATACAGTGCTCATTAAAGGTATGAATGACGATCAGATTCTGCCTTTGGTACATTGGGCTCAACGCGAAAAAGTCGAACTGCGTTTTATTGAATTTATGCCATTAGATGGCGACCAGAACTGGGCACGCAGTCGTATTGTCAGTGAGCAGGAAATTTTGGATCAGTTAGCCACAGAATTTGATGTTCAAATTGGGCAAAGTCAGGCTGCTAATCCGGCACGAACTTATCAAATTGATGGCATGCCAATCGGCATCATTTCTACGATTACCCATTCATTCTGTGGTGACTGTGATCGACTGCGTTTAAATGCGCAAGGTGAATTCTTTAACTGCCTGTTTGCAGCTCAAGGCTTAAAACTAAAAGACAGCATTCAACAATTACAGCAGGGCACGCCATTCGCAGAACCCATTCTGCAACAGCAATTACATACATATATCTGGAACAAGGCCGCAGGCTTTGATGCCATTCAGGCTCAGCAAGAACAGTTCAATCCATCACATAAAACCCCTTCAAATTTCCGAAAAATCAGTATGCATATGATAGGAGGCTAA
- the moaCB gene encoding bifunctional molybdenum cofactor biosynthesis protein MoaC/MoaB, whose protein sequence is MKDVGMKPESYRTAVATGILHAPPHCIELLRNGNTDKGDALKTARIAGILGAKRTDELIPLCHPLPIYSADVEYELEEAHVVITAVVETIGPTGVEMEALTAVSLAGLTLYDMLKPHCEPEELCLDQVKLEQKKGGKSHFTRVLKEPLAASVIVLSDSVASGKKADTAGQNVMEILEEANFGYIQYQVIPDSPEQLQALIEQQKNAYPLILTVGGTGLGPKDLTIETIQPLLTREIPGLMEAARSFGQRRTPYAALSRGVAGYIENSLILTLPGSRQGAKESLVAILPALVHLFDVQKNIPHAGGYQ, encoded by the coding sequence ATGAAAGATGTCGGAATGAAGCCGGAAAGTTACCGTACTGCTGTTGCGACTGGAATTCTACATGCGCCGCCACACTGCATTGAACTGCTACGTAATGGCAATACCGACAAAGGTGATGCTCTAAAAACCGCCCGGATCGCGGGTATTTTAGGGGCGAAACGTACGGATGAACTCATTCCTCTGTGTCATCCGCTACCAATTTATAGTGCTGATGTGGAATATGAGCTGGAAGAAGCCCATGTAGTGATTACTGCGGTGGTAGAAACGATTGGTCCAACGGGTGTGGAAATGGAAGCGCTGACAGCAGTCAGTCTGGCAGGCCTAACCCTTTACGATATGCTGAAACCACATTGTGAGCCGGAAGAATTATGTCTAGATCAGGTGAAACTGGAGCAAAAAAAGGGTGGAAAATCACATTTCACTCGTGTTCTGAAAGAACCTTTAGCAGCCTCTGTCATTGTACTTTCTGATAGTGTGGCATCTGGCAAGAAAGCCGACACAGCCGGGCAGAATGTGATGGAAATTCTGGAAGAAGCCAATTTTGGCTATATCCAGTATCAGGTGATTCCGGACAGTCCTGAACAGCTACAAGCTTTAATTGAACAGCAAAAAAATGCTTATCCATTAATTCTGACCGTGGGTGGTACGGGACTTGGACCTAAAGATCTGACAATAGAAACCATTCAACCCTTATTAACCCGTGAAATTCCAGGACTGATGGAAGCTGCGCGCAGTTTTGGTCAACGTCGTACACCTTATGCAGCACTGAGCCGCGGTGTCGCAGGTTATATCGAAAACAGCCTGATCCTTACCTTACCCGGTAGTCGCCAAGGAGCTAAAGAATCTTTAGTGGCGATTTTACCTGCACTTGTGCATCTGTTTGATGTGCAGAAAAATATTCCGCATGCAGGAGGCTATCAATGA
- a CDS encoding molybdenum cofactor biosynthesis protein MoaE — MDLKQFARIQDTPLQQDIFDAIQSFPECGGIGIFVGTVRNHHEGKAVKALKYTAYAPVAEKMIRQIEHEIQSKYGVSYVRVVHRIGSLDIGDIAIIAIAYAPHRREAFQACEEAVERVKHEVPVWKEEFYMDGSSQYVEGCCIRRDHDVNDQHHRAHSHTHSHACCDAEKSKQVFPHAIQPDVPAYQWPL; from the coding sequence ATGGATCTTAAACAGTTTGCCCGTATTCAGGACACACCGCTGCAACAGGATATTTTTGATGCTATTCAAAGTTTTCCTGAATGTGGCGGAATTGGAATTTTTGTGGGTACGGTGCGTAACCATCATGAAGGGAAGGCAGTCAAGGCACTAAAATATACCGCTTATGCACCTGTTGCTGAAAAAATGATTCGTCAAATCGAGCATGAGATTCAGAGCAAATATGGCGTTTCCTATGTGCGGGTAGTACATCGCATTGGTTCACTGGATATCGGTGATATCGCCATTATTGCCATAGCCTATGCACCACATCGCCGTGAAGCCTTTCAGGCCTGTGAAGAAGCCGTGGAACGGGTCAAGCATGAAGTGCCGGTCTGGAAAGAAGAATTCTATATGGATGGCAGCAGTCAGTATGTAGAAGGGTGCTGTATCCGGCGTGATCATGATGTAAATGATCAGCATCATAGAGCACATTCACATACGCATAGCCATGCCTGTTGTGACGCCGAGAAATCGAAACAAGTGTTTCCTCATGCAATCCAGCCAGATGTTCCCGCTTATCAATGGCCGCTATAA
- a CDS encoding MoaD/ThiS family protein, translated as MTTELQASITIKIESFGAIERQLPQDLTVQCQPDSLVAEVLDKVVQSFPEAYNLLERCACAMGEDIISRQKQLHQDSTLVLLSPVAGG; from the coding sequence ATGACCACAGAACTTCAAGCATCGATCACCATCAAAATCGAGTCTTTCGGTGCAATCGAACGTCAGTTGCCTCAAGATTTAACCGTGCAATGTCAGCCAGACAGTCTGGTTGCTGAGGTACTGGATAAAGTCGTTCAGTCTTTTCCTGAGGCCTACAATTTATTAGAACGTTGTGCCTGTGCTATGGGTGAAGACATCATTTCCCGCCAGAAGCAATTGCATCAGGACAGTACGCTGGTGCTGCTATCACCGGTCGCAGGAGGCTGA
- the modA gene encoding molybdate ABC transporter substrate-binding protein: MKKTAILISTFLISSALQAGTVRIYAASSLGNAVTEIVRQYEKRHPQVKVVTVFGASSALARQIEAGALGDIFFSADQDWMNYLVKKQKIARSQVKPLLTNQLVLISPLNILQKFQASPKFNFAQSFQGHLCTGQMESVPAGKYAKQSLTSLNWLKGLQRRIVGTDDVRATLAFVERGECTAGIVYKTDALQSKKVKITGIFPAYTHSLIVYPIALTQQGSKNADAVKLMRFMSQHTEAKNIYQHYGFKL; the protein is encoded by the coding sequence GTGAAAAAGACTGCTATTTTAATCAGTACATTTTTGATCTCGTCTGCACTACAGGCAGGGACGGTTCGCATCTATGCTGCATCTAGCTTGGGCAATGCGGTGACTGAGATTGTCCGGCAGTATGAAAAACGGCATCCTCAAGTGAAAGTGGTAACAGTATTTGGTGCTTCGTCAGCATTGGCTCGGCAAATTGAGGCAGGAGCACTAGGTGATATTTTCTTCTCTGCTGATCAGGACTGGATGAATTATCTGGTGAAAAAACAAAAAATCGCCAGGTCTCAAGTAAAGCCATTATTAACTAATCAACTGGTACTCATCAGTCCTCTAAATATTTTGCAGAAATTTCAGGCAAGCCCAAAATTTAATTTTGCTCAGTCCTTTCAGGGGCATTTATGTACCGGACAAATGGAGTCGGTACCGGCTGGAAAATACGCCAAGCAGAGTCTTACCAGCCTGAACTGGTTAAAGGGTCTACAAAGACGCATTGTTGGAACAGATGATGTGCGTGCTACCTTGGCTTTTGTGGAGCGTGGCGAGTGTACAGCAGGAATTGTATATAAAACCGATGCACTACAGAGTAAAAAAGTGAAAATTACTGGCATTTTTCCAGCTTATACGCATAGCCTGATTGTCTATCCAATTGCACTGACTCAGCAAGGCAGTAAAAATGCCGATGCAGTCAAATTAATGCGTTTTATGAGTCAGCATACCGAGGCGAAAAATATTTATCAGCACTATGGTTTTAAACTCTAG
- a CDS encoding MFS transporter — protein sequence MNMTDIAQTEVTRSASKMVLPIVFAVALAHFLNDLIQACLPAIYPLLKTNYDLSFGQIGLISLVYQLTASLLQPWVGFYTDKYPKPYLLPIGMGFTLIGILLLALSQSFAMLLLSAAVIGIGSSTFHPEASRVARMASGGKLGTAQSAFQVGGNSGSAVGPLLAALIIIPNGQASSAWLMLFAAFGIFVLFKVSRWTVNNSQAQLKKIGATAANKLQGITLIRGLAVIGILMIAKFTYTVSISNYFTFYLIDKFGISIRDAQLYLFAFLGAVALGTFFGGPIGDRIGRNAVIWFSFLGMAPFALLMPYANLFWTCIFSIFAGLILSSAFSAMVVYAQEAVPGRVGTIAGLMFGVMFGISGIAAVGLGYVADHTSIAWVFQLCSYLPLLGLLSFFLPKTQK from the coding sequence ATGAATATGACGGATATTGCACAGACCGAAGTAACGCGGTCTGCCTCAAAAATGGTTTTACCCATTGTCTTTGCTGTTGCCCTTGCACATTTCTTAAATGACCTGATTCAAGCCTGTTTACCAGCCATCTATCCTTTACTGAAAACCAATTATGACCTGAGTTTTGGCCAGATCGGCTTAATCTCTCTCGTATATCAATTGACGGCGTCTTTATTGCAACCTTGGGTGGGCTTCTATACTGACAAATATCCAAAACCTTATCTATTACCGATCGGTATGGGCTTTACCCTGATTGGGATTCTGCTGTTGGCCTTATCACAGAGTTTTGCAATGTTGCTGCTTTCCGCTGCAGTTATCGGGATTGGCTCTTCAACCTTTCATCCGGAAGCATCGCGTGTGGCACGTATGGCTTCCGGCGGCAAGCTTGGTACTGCACAATCGGCCTTTCAGGTCGGTGGCAATAGTGGCTCTGCGGTAGGGCCTTTACTGGCTGCACTGATTATTATTCCGAATGGACAGGCATCTTCAGCATGGCTGATGCTGTTTGCTGCTTTTGGCATATTTGTACTGTTTAAGGTTAGCCGTTGGACTGTAAACAATAGTCAGGCACAGCTGAAAAAGATAGGTGCTACGGCAGCAAACAAACTGCAGGGCATCACTTTAATCCGTGGGCTTGCTGTCATTGGTATTCTGATGATCGCCAAATTCACCTATACCGTAAGCATCAGTAATTATTTTACTTTTTACCTGATTGATAAATTTGGCATCTCAATCCGAGATGCACAGCTTTATCTATTTGCCTTTTTAGGCGCCGTGGCACTGGGTACTTTCTTTGGTGGACCCATTGGCGACCGGATTGGCCGTAATGCAGTGATCTGGTTTTCCTTTTTAGGTATGGCACCATTTGCCTTACTCATGCCGTATGCCAATTTATTCTGGACCTGTATCTTTTCAATTTTTGCCGGACTGATTCTGTCTTCAGCATTTTCCGCCATGGTCGTCTATGCTCAGGAAGCAGTACCAGGCCGTGTGGGTACGATTGCCGGTTTGATGTTTGGCGTGATGTTTGGTATCAGTGGGATTGCAGCAGTCGGATTGGGTTATGTGGCAGATCATACCAGCATCGCATGGGTGTTCCAGCTATGCTCATACCTGCCATTATTGGGTCTACTAAGTTTCTTCTTGCCTAAAACTCAAAAATAA